In Isosphaera pallida ATCC 43644, the sequence CATGACGTGGTGTTGATGCATCTGGCGGCCCGTCGCGTGGGGACCGTCAACACGCGGGGCCGGGCCGACGTGGCCGGCTCAGGCAAAAAACTCTTCCGTCAAAAAGGGACCGGCAACGCCCGCGTTGGTTCCAAACGAACTAACAAACGCAAGGGTGGTGGCGTGGCGTTCGCCCGCCGCAACCGCAACTATCGCTACACCCTTCCCAAACGGGCAGTACGCGCGGCCATCCGCATGGCGGTGCTGTCCAAGTTCCTGGACCACCAAGCGCTGATTGTTGAAGACTTGCCGATCAACCGCGACGCGCCCAAAACCCGTGACGTGGCCGCCCTGCTCCGCGCCCTGCCCCGCCCCGACCTCAACGGCGAGGCGGTCCAGCCCACCGAAGGCGAACCCAAATCCCACGCCCTCAAACGAACCTTGGATCACCGCAGCGTGTTGATCGGCCTGCCGGCCCACGACCCAATCGCCTGGCGGGCC encodes:
- a CDS encoding 50S ribosomal protein L4 — protein: MVTVPVYDREGRKVGEETIDPADFGGVVKKQLLHDVVLMHLAARRVGTVNTRGRADVAGSGKKLFRQKGTGNARVGSKRTNKRKGGGVAFARRNRNYRYTLPKRAVRAAIRMAVLSKFLDHQALIVEDLPINRDAPKTRDVAALLRALPRPDLNGEAVQPTEGEPKSHALKRTLDHRSVLIGLPAHDPIAWRAARNVEGVMVAPVAEFNTYDILKQRYLLLTRPALEALKQRAKTMIGRRPALAVAAASPTTASEA